One region of Eupeodes corollae chromosome 1, idEupCoro1.1, whole genome shotgun sequence genomic DNA includes:
- the LOC129942486 gene encoding probable basic-leucine zipper transcription factor H — protein sequence MVSLQVAIIILALLTTQLDSYAVSGYSVGMPFEVTSIEDLSSSVESDTSFETTTPCPAAETLNTPVIETTTAPIPESAFEISDQFGSLPEARQFAVVQQNFNITGPSTRNRKKTSCLCKECNPENGFYIKHFRQYNYYYPHGRSLGGHHIPHHLNLFSSDEFLPSDDAPIASSVVTANNLNVVSSSKKSSRPTVRYSPPGVASYVPNNGFNSVYHNHQSSTATRHHQNDDEYARGQSSGSDENLSQNGEQTSSDESPEQTTEPTPSQIDIESATTIPLDDNVSEDIISYLSEPNVFGHAQTTTYNNNNGNNQRFQSQRVSISSHLQSQSQPQNYANSETQQQVGMSSSVRSQGSEQHQQQKQQQQIGSSSSTYQSSSESKQQESVTSNNNHQSQPESSSAAQQQVSVSSSKQSPIVSNSESQQQNQISSSTYQSQTLPAFGSSASSSINWANDYDFGSPNSMTIGYNPYYQSQPFGVLPIVQPPLVPTVPVSRPKKPMNWVRSPSVKPTAPLPVQNKPNTCQYFNNRVRNLPNFSLPPPPLPLFDFTNMSPYYSVIL from the exons ATGGTTTCGCTACAA gTTGCAATAATAATTCTGGCATTGTTGACGACTCAATTGGACAGCTATGCAGTTTCGGGCTATTCGGTAGGCATGCCATTTGAAGTTACATCAATTGAAGACCTGTCGTCATCGGTGGAATCGGACACTTCATTTGAAACCACGACACCATGCCCTGCTGCGGAGACTTTGAATACTCCAGTGATTGAAACTACAACTGCACCAATACCCGAGAGTGCCTTCGAGATTTCAGATCAATTTGGCTCACTTCCAGAGGCACGTCAGTTTGCAGTAGTCCAACAGAACTTCAACATTACTGGACCTTCGACACGTAATCGGAAAAAGACATCGTGCCTCTGTAAGGAGTGCAACCCTGAGAATGGTTTCTACATCAAGCACTTCCGTCAGTATAACTATTACTACCCACATGGCAGAAGCCTTGGAGGACACCATATCCCACATCATTTGAATCTCTTTAGCTCTGATGAATTCTTACCAAGCGATGACGCGCCCATTGCTTCGAGTGTAGTCACGgctaataatttaaatgtagtGAGCAGCAGCAAGAAAAGTTCAAGGCCAACAGTTCGTTATAGCCCACCGGGAGTAGCTTCTTATGTGCCAAATAATGGTTTTAACTCGGTATACCATAACCATCAGTCTAGTACGGCAACTCGTCATCATCAAAATGACGATGAATACGCTAGAGGCCAATCGTCAGGGTCTGATGAGAACTTAAGTCAAAACGGCGAACAGACGTCATCTGATGAATCACCAGAGCAGACAACTGAGCCAACACCATCGCAGATTGATATTGAGTCCGCAACAACGATTCCCTTAGACGACAACGTTAGCGAAGACATAATTTCCTATTTGTCAGAACCAAATGTTTTTGGTCATGCCCAAACGACaacatacaacaacaacaatggcAACAACCAACGTTTCCAATCGCAACGAGTTAGTATTTCATCGCATTTGCAATCTCAATCGCAACCGCAAAATTATGCAAACTCTGAGACTCAGCAACAAGTTGGTATGTCGTCAAGTGTTCGGTCACAGGGTTCTgagcaacatcaacaacaaaaacaacaacagcaaattGGATCATCATCCAGCACTTATCAATCAAGCTCTGAATCAAAACAACAGGAAAGTGTAACATCAAACAACAATCATCAATCACAACCGGAATCAAGTTCAGCTGCTCAACAACAAGTTAGTGTATCCTCAAGCAAGCAGTCGCCAATTGTGTCGAACTCTGAGTctcaacaacaaaaccaaatttCATCCAGCACTTATCAATCACAAACTTTGCCAGCCTTTGGATCATCAGCATCCTCATCAATTAACTGGGCCAATGATTACGATTTTGGTAGCCCGAATAGTATGACAATTGGCTATAATCCTTATTACCAATCACAACCATTTGGTGTGTTACCAATAGTCCAGCCACCCCTAGTACCTACAGTTCCTGTTTCAAGACCAAAGAAGCCAATGAATTGGGTAAGAAGTCCATCAGTCAAACCAACAGCACCACTTCCCGTGCAGAATAAGCCAAACACATGTCAGTATTTTAACAATCGAGTTAGAAATTTGCCAAATTTTTCGCTACCACCACCACCATTGccactttttgattttacaaaTATGTCACCATACTATTCGGTTATTCTTTAA
- the LOC129943197 gene encoding uncharacterized protein LOC129943197, with protein sequence MRFIVLLIVLIQFKGYNSQQNSYPGNYDRNYERNYDRNYNHNRDGTMQPYHEMLHHHQPNNDYSSANSLPHNSYGPSVPLPQYVPRDGPSVQQVSHLNGYNDPAQTYRPPPVPLFDGGVSPPPPPPQQQSYYQRPNNGFHLPATQPNEIKLPQNIGGYELVHTGEVPETQNYQHNRPQVPVSVPVSVPHNVQPQIPQYIEDVPIQPQNNYPTSQNYYGNPPPPPSPAPYVDNLPLPTMHNEGLPAQIQFPQHHQHVPQTSYASVPVPLYPQTPSITNEGEYGSRVQNHHHHHHQHQVPQNSYAQVPAPVYSQAPIENIYSSPPPPPPQRIYAAEPLAIPPATVYEYDRNYSTSQLSNVEHLKHQSIPQSVPQNSYQNVPVQHEVPIPVSIPSYVPRDGPSYQPQIPSYDAVQNIPTQNIAVQSIPTHNSQPSIPSQFYGPQDRPSYPVNHAPSYTSQPNYRDEHSHRDNHQQGCGCGGESHNHQNDQHYNRDGYQVVNELGQNHRGSYSQRPRQPNGQVDEHGYQIINEGPVDHFVSVGTPNTEVITPRQPHPSQEPGSGRRPYRNSRRQHLANYINHYLADKEDQTEFNSRPNIQQESVSRGTQVEEPKADSQNVQHPNDSETQKP encoded by the coding sequence ATGCGGTTTATTGTGCTGTTGATAgtgttaattcaatttaaaggaTATAATTCCCAACAAAATTCATATCCTGGAAATTATGATAGAAACTATGAAAGAAATTATGACCGAAATTATAACCACAATCGAGATGGAACTATGCAACCATATCATGAAATGTTGCATCATCATCAACCAAATAATGATTACAGTAGCGCAAACTCCTTACCTCACAATTCTTATGGACCATCAGTTCCACTTCCACAGTATGTTCCACGAGATGGACCATCAGTACAACAAGTGTCTCATTTAAATGGATATAATGATCCTGCACAAACATACAGGCCGCCTCCAGTACCATTGTTTGACGGTGGAGTATCACCTCCACCACCTCCACCGCAGCAACAATCATACTACCAGAGACCCAATAATGGATTCCATCTACCAGCAACACAACCTAATGAGATTAAACTTCCTCAAAATATAGGAGGCTATGAGTTGGTACACACTGGAGAAGTACCCGAAactcaaaattaccaacataatAGACCACAGGTTCCAGTTTCAGTTCCAGTTTCAGTTCCACATAATGTTCAACCCCAAATTCCACAGTACATAGAAGATGTTCCAATTCAACCACAAAATAACTATCCCACGTCACAGAATTATTATGGAAATCCACCTCCACCACCATCACCAGCACCATATGTGGACAATTTACCATTGCCAACAATGCACAATGAAGGTCTTCCAGCACAGATTCAATTTCCACAGCATCACCAACATGTTCCACAGACTTCCTATGCAAGTGTCCCAGTTCCATTGTATCCTCAGACTCCGTCAATTACCAATGAAGGAGAATACGGCAGCAGGGTGCaaaaccaccaccaccaccatcaccaaCACCAGGTTCCACAAAATTCCTATGCACAAGTTCCAGCTCCAGTGTATTCCCAAGCTcctattgaaaatatttactcctcaccaccaccacctccaCCGCAGAGAATCTATGCCGCCGAACCTTTGGCAATTCCACCTGCAACAGTTTACGAATACGACCGAAATTATTCAACCTCGCAGTTGTCAAATGTTGAGCATTTGAAACATCAGAGTATCCCACAGAGCGTTCCACAAAATTCATACCAAAATGTTCCAGTACAACATGAAGTTCCAATTCCAGTTTCAATTCCTTCGTATGTTCCACGGGATGGACCATCATATCAACCACAAATCCCTTCTTATGATGCGGTTCAGAATATTCCTACCCAAAATATTGCTGTCCAAAGTATTCCTACCCATAACTCACAACCAAGCATTCCATCACAGTTTTATGGTCCTCAAGACAGACCGTCTTACCCTGTAAACCACGCACCAAGTTATACCTCCCAACCAAACTATAGAGATGAACATTCCCACAGAGACAATCATCAGCAAGGCTGCGGCTGCGGTGGAGAAAGTCATAACCATCAAAATGACCAACATTACAATAGGGATGGCTATCAAGTGGTTAATGAATTGGGCCAAAATCATCGTGGTTCTTATTCTCAACGCCCACGACAACCAAACGGACAGGTGGACGAGCATGGCTATCAAATAATCAATGAAGGTCCAGTAGATCATTTTGTATCGGTTGGAACACCAAACACTGAAGTGATTACTCCACGACAGCCTCATCCTTCTCAAGAGCCAGGTTCAGGACGTAGACCTTACAGAAATTCTAGAAGACAACACCTCGCAAACTATATAAATCATTATCTAGCAGACAAAGAAGACCAAACTGAGTTCAATAGCAGACCAAATATTCAACAAGAATCAGTGTCTAGAGGAACACAAGTTGAGGAACCAAAAGCAGATTCACAAAATGTGCAACATCCTAATGATTCAGAAACTCAAAAACCATAA
- the LOC129939738 gene encoding cuticle protein 7, whose amino-acid sequence MVFKCVVILATVVACANAGILQQQLQLQQQQLIQEQPQSVILQAGPHPDELRSSPAQYEFRYSVHDVGTGDIKDQQEVREGDQVRGRYSLIEPDGNRRVVEYSSDPLLGFNANVRHEPSPYQAPITLALNRQSLAITPGSAQIDQLGSQLISQQQQQQQAGLH is encoded by the exons ATGGTCTTTAAG TGTGTAGTCATCCTTGCCACTGTTGTAGCTTGTGCCAATGCCGGAATATTACAACAGCAACTCcaactgcaacaacaacaactcatCCAAGAGCAACCCCAATCGGTGATCCTGCAAGCCGGACCACACCCGGACGAATTAAGATCCAGTCCAGCTCAATACGAATTCCGCTACTCCGTCCATGACGTTGGCACTGGTGACATCAAGGACCAGCAAGAGGTCCGTGAAGGCGATCAAGTTCGTGGCCGTTATTCCCTCATCGAACCCGATGGCAACCGTCGTGTCGTGGAATACTCCTCCGATCCCCTTCTCGGATTCAACGCCAATGTCCGACACGAACCATCACCATACCAAGCACCAATCACCCTTGCTTTGAATCGTCAATCGTTGGCAATTACACCGGGATCTGCACAAATTGACCAGCTGGGTTCACAGTTGATctcacagcagcaacaacaacagcaggcTGGTTTGCATTAA